CGCCGGCCCCCGGGTTACCAGAACAAGCTCCGTCTGTATAAATCGTCACTTTCATCATATTTTCCATTACAGACACAGACGGACCTAATAATTGATCCCGATCGCCGCTTTAAGTTTGACTAAATTTTCTGCCGCGACTTTGCGAGCACGCAAACTGTGTTCCTTGAGCATGCGCAACACCTCATCGGGGTGGGCGGAGATTTCCTTGCGGCGTTCGCGCATCGGTGCAAGTTCCGCCTGCAAGATCTCGTTAAGCCGCAGTTTAAGTTTGACATCTCCCAGTCCACCATGGCGATATTGAGCTTTAAGTTCGGCAAGTTTTTCTTTATCAGGATCGAAAGCATCTAAATAAGTAAATACGGTATTACCTTCAACTGTTCCCGGATCTTCAACATGAATGTGGTTAGGATCGGTAAACATACTCATAACTTTTTGCTTAATTACATCAGCTTCATCGGAAAGATACAAACAATTTCCGAGACTCTTGCTCATCTTGGCATTGCCATCAATACCCGGCAAACGACCTACTTCAGAGAGAACGGCTTTGCACTCAACCAGTACATCCTCACTGAAATGGTTGTGTACGTAACGAACAATTTCATTTGTCTGCTCAATCATCGGCAGCTGATCTTCACCGACCGGCACCAACGTAGCATTGAAAGCAGTTATATCCGCCGCCTGACTCACCGGATAAACTAAAAATCCCGCTGGCACGTCTTCCTTGAAATTCTTTTGTTTCATCTCCGCTTTTACAGTCGGATTGCGCTTAAGTCGCGCCAGAGTGACATAATTCAGATAGAAATTCAAAAATTCCGTCAATTCCGGAATCATGGATTGGACAAAAATCGTATTTTTACTCGGATCGATGCCGGCCGCATAGTAGTCATAGGCTACCTCAAGTAAATTGTTTCTGATCAGCTCCGGGTTATCCCCGTTATCAGATAAGGCCTGTAAATCTGCGATCATAACATACGTTTGGTCGTATTTATCCTGGATGGCCACGCGATTTCGTAAAGATCCTACATAATGTCCGATATGTAAATGACCGGTAGGCCGATCACCCGTTAAAACTACGTCTTGCATATTTCACCTCAAACCAGTTGTTAAAATAAATTTTGTTAAAATGATAGCACATTTGGACGGATAATAAAATAGTTATCCCCAATTTTTAAGATAGTTTAATTTAAATTTATATATAATGATTAAAAAGCATCAATTACCATGACTAAGCAAAATTTTGATAAATTATCGCAAGTTACTGCTCTAATCGCTATGCCTCTTTCATCGTTTTGTCCCAGAAATTTGTTGCAGAAATTTTTATCTAGCAAATTATATCCAGCAGCGCTAAAAATCGCTACAACTATAAGTTTTCGACTCACAAAATCTGACATGAATTGACCTATTTTCTAGTAAATTAACTCTTGCCAAGAAAAGATAATGCGGATATAATACAAGGCAGTCGTGCATAGGGGAGTGGCTCAACGGTAGAGCAGCGGTCTCCAAAACCGCCGGTTGCGTGTTCAAATCGCGTCTCCCCTGCCAAAAATAACCGTTTTGATAAGCATGATCAAAACGGTTATATTTTTGTTTCATGCAAGTAGAATATGAATGGAGGCCAGTAGCTGTACCGAAAGGTTCGGCGAAAAACTATGTCCACTTATGAAATTAAAATCGGCAATCTTACCCGACAACTTCCTTTAGTTAGGGTTGCCCCCAATGTGCAGATAGCCTTATTCGTCAGTCTCGGGGACACGGAAATATGCACCGCCGCCGCTGATTTATTGGCTAAGCAGTTGCCCCAAGCGGATATCTTGCTCACCGCGGAAACCAAAGGTATAAGCATAGCCCACGCACTTTCTTTGCGCTTGAATATGCCGCGCTACGTCGTTGCTCGCAAATCGGCCAAGCCATATATGAAAGTTGCTATTTCGGTTGAAGTGCATTCCATAAGCACGCAAACTCCCCAGGTACTATACTTGGACAGCGCTGATGCGGCAGCTTTGAAAGGCAAAAAAGTTATTATCGTTGATGATGTTATCTCAACCGGTGATTCGCTGGCGGCTATGGAAAAACTGGTCAGTCAGGCCGGAGGCGAAGTCGTTGCCAAAGCTGCTATACTTGCCGAAGGCGCAGCTAGGGATCGCAAAGACATCGTCTATTTGGAATACATCCCGCTGTTCAACTAAATTAGGTTGCCTTACGCGGTTTTACTTAAATTGGTTTGTTACGAGTTTCGCTTACACGATTCTACTTACTCGGTGTATCGTTTTTAAACTTTTCGGTATCAGCCAATTTAACTTCAAGATTGTCCAACCCCCAGAATTCGGCTAATTCAGCCATAAATTCGGGGGTTAATTTTATGTGATAAACTGTTGGCAAACATTCCAATTTAGCCGTACGGACAACATAAACAGCCGTAGGTGTTTTGCCGGGATGCGCCTTGAACAGAAGTAACAGCTTTTGCAGTTTATGTGGATCTACCTGCGGTTCATAGCGGCAAATCAAACTGTAGCCCGCATCGTGGGTGGTTACGTTGGTTGCCGCTGCATGAGAGCCGCTGATTGCCACATGTCTCTTGGCCACTTTTGCTTTATTAATTTTGGCGATGTCGTCCGGATGCGGCACCGGTGGAATGTGAGGCGGTTCAACCGGCTCTGCTAGAGCAGCTGCCAATTTAGCGTAAACTTCGGGCGGCGCGTTATCTGCCACATCGGTGGCCGGATGGCGTAAAAACTCTGCCGTTGCCATACAGTCTGCTTCACCGCGAGCGGTATTCAACGCTTGTAGGTCAGTATTTTCAGCAGGACCGCCATTGCCCTGAGTGTCAGCGACAAGAGAGTCACCGCTAAGTGTCCCAGGGCCACCGTTACTGCCATCGTTCTGAGTACCACAGCCAGAGCCACCGGAGCCGCGGTTAGCTTCACCAGAACCGCTAGAGCCACTAAGTAACGACTTATCGACAAGCTCATCCACCCTTTCAGCTCGCTGCAAAATAAGACAGGCATTTTCGCTTTCGTCCCGCCGCTGCACCCGCCCGTACAGCTTATATACTCCACCCTCGTTCAGACTTCTGCCCAGTCTTTCCCACACTTTAGGAAAGGCAACAACTTCAAACCGAGAAATAAAATCCTCAGCAACAATCCTGGCCATTTTGGTGCTTTGCCGGGTGATCCGC
This is a stretch of genomic DNA from Mageeibacillus indolicus UPII9-5. It encodes these proteins:
- a CDS encoding phosphoribosyltransferase family protein; the encoded protein is MSTYEIKIGNLTRQLPLVRVAPNVQIALFVSLGDTEICTAAADLLAKQLPQADILLTAETKGISIAHALSLRLNMPRYVVARKSAKPYMKVAISVEVHSISTQTPQVLYLDSADAAALKGKKVIIVDDVISTGDSLAAMEKLVSQAGGEVVAKAAILAEGAARDRKDIVYLEYIPLFN
- the trpS gene encoding tryptophan--tRNA ligase yields the protein MQDVVLTGDRPTGHLHIGHYVGSLRNRVAIQDKYDQTYVMIADLQALSDNGDNPELIRNNLLEVAYDYYAAGIDPSKNTIFVQSMIPELTEFLNFYLNYVTLARLKRNPTVKAEMKQKNFKEDVPAGFLVYPVSQAADITAFNATLVPVGEDQLPMIEQTNEIVRYVHNHFSEDVLVECKAVLSEVGRLPGIDGNAKMSKSLGNCLYLSDEADVIKQKVMSMFTDPNHIHVEDPGTVEGNTVFTYLDAFDPDKEKLAELKAQYRHGGLGDVKLKLRLNEILQAELAPMRERRKEISAHPDEVLRMLKEHSLRARKVAAENLVKLKAAIGINY